The genomic window CAGACGGAGGAAGCCGcacccgtccagcccctgtggtacgactAGCACGCGACATCAGGGTGGATACTgcaggccgactcagacacgccgcccctgaTGCCGCCGCCCCCCCAACTGCCATAGGGGCTCACGAGGGGCTTACGCAGTGTGAACCAGCCGTGCTGCCACAACTGCTCGGCACGCACGtcaacgagggcgtgccacaaTCGCTCTGCACACACGTCAATGAGAGCGTGCCACAACTGCCCGTCACGCACATCAACAAGGGCGTGCCACTACCGCCTGTCATGCACGTCAGCGAGGGCGTGCCTCAACTGCtcgtcacgcacgtcaacaagggTGTGCCACAACCACTCGTCACGCACGTCGATGAGGGCGTGCCACTACCAACTGTCCCGCACGTTGacgagggcgtgccacaaccAATCGTCACGCACGTCGACGAGGGCGTGCCACTACTGCCCGCCACGCACGTCGACGAGGGCATGCCACAACCGCCTGTCACGCACACTGACAAGGGCATGCCACAACCGCTCGTCACGCACGCCAACGATGGCATGCCACAATCGCCTGTTACGCACATCAACTAGGGTGTGCCACAACTGCTCGTCACACATGTCGACAGGGCATGCCACAACTGCCCGTCACGCACGTCAACGAGGGCGTGCCACTACCGCCCGCCACGCATGTCAACAAGAGCGTGCCACAACCACTCGTTACGCACGTCGACGAGGGTGTGCCAATACCACCCACCATGCACGTCAACAAGGGCATGCTACAACTGCCTGTCACGCACGTCGACGAGGGCGTGCCACAACTGCTCGTCAAGCACATCAACAAGGACGTGCCACAACCATTCGCCACACATGTCAAGGGCGTGCCACAACCACACGATACCAAAGGCGTGCAACGACCGCCGCCCCACgtgccaccttggacgcgacgccgccccACGTGCCACCTTGGAAGCGCCGCCTGCAGCCGTGCACGCTgatgaaggtgccacgccccttccgcctgtcacACAGGCCACCTTAAACGCGACGCCACCTGCTGCCGCGCgcaccgctgaaggtgccacgccttTTCCGGCCGCTatgcgggccaccttggaagcgacaCCGCCATCTGCAGCGCGCCCCGCTGAAGGTGGCACGTTCCTTCCGCCCATCAAGTGGGCCatcttggacgcgacgccgcctgcagccgcgcgcgccgctgaatGTGCCAAACTCCTTCCACCcatcacgcgggccaccttggatgcgacgccgccgcctgctgccgcgcgcgccgctgaaggtgccacaccccttccgcctgtcacgcgggccaccttggacgcgacgccccctgctgccgcgcgcgccgctgaaggtgccacgccccttctaCCTGTCACGCGTGCCACCTTTAACACGACGACGCCTGCTGCCGCGCGTGCTGCTGAAGGTGCAACGCCCATCCGCCCGTCATGCGTTCCACCTTGGAAGATACGCCACCTGCTGCCGCGCACGCCGCTGAAATTGCTACGCCCCTTCCGCCCGTCAAGCATGCCACCTTGGGAGCAATGCCGCCTGACGTTGAAGGCGCCGCGATGCTgccgccgccgcccacctcggccgcccCCATGGCGACAGGTATGGTCCGCACTGACACCACAAGGACGCTGGACCTACCAGGTTAGTACTCCAGTGCAACGGCCCAGTGTATCACGTCCATGTGGGTAAATGAAAGGCATTGATGGACATAACGACCTCGTCGGAAGGGGtacatttgacgtcgacccaagtgtctcatTGGCTCCTTCAGGCTGTTATGCCTTATCAACGTCCTCACTTGCATTACTAGTGGAACCTTAGTGCAGTGCTACCAGCAGGGACGCACCCACGTGCGCCCTGGAACGTCCAAAACCGATATTGTGTGTTGTAAATAATTTCTAATGTCCTTTTCTTTTAATACTTTGCATTCtgatattttgtatatatttttaagtgcttCTGCTGTGTCCTTATCATGTAGATCGGCAAGCCTGGCCCGCCGCGCGAGTCACGTCTTCCCCGCCGGCCCGTTTTTCTTCCTCCCCTCCGCAGCCCCCACGGGCGGGCAGCGGAGCGTCAGGCAGTTGCCAACTGTGAGTCGCACGGAGCGGACCTGCttcgctccgctccgcgagaGGTAGCACGGGgtccgggtcgcagcgtggatgaaacgttcgtctaccgacgtggtcgtccaggctgtgacaggattcCTCGCGATAAGCCTCGTTAACAAGATCGTGTCTTCGTAACTCCGCAACTCATTTCGCTCGAGACGCACGCAGCACACGTCTGGACCTTCCTACTTTCTTAACCAGTATATATCGTTATAGAGTCGTCTACGCATACGTCACGAGTCGCATACGTGCTACGAAGCACCAGTGAActtttcgtaaccggtacgattcgctacgggacCGCATTCGCTGTTACGCCGGTTCTCATTTTGTCTCCAAGTGTttgtttccgggagtccgggtcgcggcagaGGAGGACGCTCGTTTCGCGACGTGCTGGCCAGGCTGTGTCAGGATTCTTCACGGAataaaaggagctcgtgaaaatggacatcatcgcattatccttgttaccatctaccattccttcCACATACACAAGTTCCCTCCTGGTCCCTtactttccggtcccggccacgttggcctgaactcacttcctcaccgacgagagctacatgggcaaaacaggacattttcgcaaacaggaaattagggaccataggtCGGGGGACGTCAAGCTAACCTGTAGGGGAGGGTGGGAAACAGTGAAAcagaaattatgtttttcattacATGAATTTTTTATTGAAGACTGTAAGTAACATGGATATACTAATCATACCAGAGTTGTTTTCTCTTTCACATCCTAtaggtacaaaatttttaaaatcaatttgtatagtccaaaatttaattttaattatcttcCACGTTTGTTTCACTGTGCCCCAGGTATGGGGCACAGTGAAACACACAATGGGGCACACTGAAACATACTCTCTCTTTGCAGCGACATTTTACCAACAGATGCTTTAAACTATTTCAGTATTATGTCCACAAATACTATGTTTTTGAAATAGGATAACAgatcaatattaataaaacagaTCTTCACTTGTAATCAAAACAGAcaaaatgattaatataaatagtGAATAAATGTACTATCATCATAATTGTCCACAACAATGGTTTATTACTAACTTAGCGCATAATAAGTGAAGTAAAATCAATTCCGAATGTTATATAACCTTGCTGTCACTTCGTTTTACCATCACAAATTGGTGCAGGGAGAAGCATCTTTATTTGCCTGTGATGTACTTGacgtcgtccagccgaaggccaccctaaagcccgacctgcaaccgccagtatccgaccccgctaacgaaacgcgcccctagccatggcccacccgagtcagacgagtgccacggaacttaggtattatcaacgcccttaacttaatcggcaagacaaaccgagtcatgtacactgtaaattcactacactttaatgaatacaccactttgaattaacaacaccgtgcaacacaagtgcgatgtaggtgtgcccgagtcactcacgtgtagttttttactaaaacagctgtgagtgctccccttgcggccttcagcctgatttcaatagtgtgatatgtgacgtaactcaaaccacccaaattagcatttatcattcgccactggagtagttatcaagcaacgaacagtctccagtgtgactctgataattcaaacttattttatacaaacttaTCACATGTCATtcctaaaacatatatatatatatattaagttaatcattaagttttattgtgtgaatttagagctacttactttttgttattaatataattttttacgaataacggaactttagaaactctggcgcgacagtttggtcacccctcccctcgcgccagggccagacgccagtacagtgCGTCTCggggaccgggacggacgcatgTCCCACTGGGAGCCATCATCTGTTTGTCTTCATTgaacttccatctggtaactatTGTCAGACctcgaaaccttttttaactactccccgtgtgcgcccgattCTTTTCCGGTaaagggcctatcccagccgcgtaaacttaacacgccccgcacaacgcattaaACGTCGCCATTCACGAATTACGGGATTAGCCAACTCTaatcaaactctctccctcaacctcgactggcgtgaggacgtaactttagtgacggcgcgtcagagcacctagtgtataattgacagtgtactttatgtagggaaatcgtgtgactgtaattgcagtgtaatttgccagcataattaaacgtccactcagcacactccgtgcgcgacgtgtaaacgacagtgcaaaaccgtgtatgatatttctgaacctcacctatccagttagggatcagcgtcctatgctgtgtagggccagtggtacagcaggcattagggacccctaacatcaTCACCACCACCGCCGTTCCTAGTGAACCATGCAGGGGCTTTCGGaactcacgacccacctcgtggctaaccaccatgttagcctggcgccctcctggacacgtttccccgcaagaaaacagtcttcccgctaggaacaccgccgagtctcgaacacaagaacccgggcgacggcacaCTGTTGCCACATCTTCAACTTGTGGTTTCATGAATGTGTTTGCCTACTTAGAACTTGCTCTGAAGAAACTCACTTCGTATTCATTGTCACTGTCCTGGTCTTTGGTAAAGATTCCTATGTAGAACTTCTTTCTTCCTGAAGTGTCAAATTCCACTAAAACATAATCATCTGCTACTGCATCTCGCTCTAATTCTTCGAAAGCATCTGGCTTTAGTGATGATAGCatattttctacaaattattCTTCATTGTCTGAATCAACTAGCACCATAGCTTCAGTACTATCATCGCTAGATTCAGAATTCTCCTTTTTCTCCTTCGCAAATAATTTCTTCTTCACTATTTTAGGcttggcaatgttttttttttttcgtttgtgccCGTGCCTTAAGTTCTGGTGTGTTAGTAGCAATAATACTTTTTCCTTTCTTGCGGCCCTTCTTCTCATTTTTCCTTTTACTAGCTTTAGGATAACCATGTACAAGCTCAGGGCTGAAGTTAAATGTTGTCCTCGTGTCTTGGATAGGATGTGATTCAGACGACACTTCTTCATGTGCATTGATAGAGTGTGTTTCAGACAGGTCTTCAACTGCTTCGATAGGATTTGATTCATTGTCATGCCTACTAGTCGACTGCCCTAGTTCAACTGCTTGGATAAGATGTGATTCTTTATCATGCCTACTAGTCGACGCTCCTTGTCCTTCGATTGTTGGCTGTTAGTCTTGTTCCAGGGGTGCTTCATAAGGTCGCTCAGTAACAAAACTGCAAGCAAAGTCTGCTTCAATAAATACGTCCCTGTTGTAAGGGAAAATACCTGTTGTACGAAAAGCAGCAGTTATATTTGCTGATGTCATTGCCTTTTGATGAGCCACTCTCACTGCACCAGCAACATTGTAGATGGAGAAGGTTTGGCCAGGGTGTTGCATTAGCCAGTTGTCAACAGCAacataataatatgttttaaatgctTTGAAAACCCCCACATCTAGAGGTTGCAACTTGTTTGTGGAGTGTGGGGGGAATGTGAGCACTGTGACACCATTATTCTTTGCTAACTCTAGAACTCCAATAGACAAGTGGCTCTCGTGGTTGTCATAGATTAGCAGTGTTGGAGCTTGTTTCGAGCTTTTAGTGTGCTGTATGAAGTGCTGCATAACTCGAAGAAAGAGTTCGGCAGTCATCCATCCCGAACTATTTGCCAGCCCTAGCGTACCTGAAGGAGATTCTGGAATCATGTGTGCTTTGAAGTGAACCCTAGGAAATATCATTGCTGGTGGAACTGTATTCCCTGTTGCAGAAATTATGCAGGATGTTGTCACAGATGTTCCTTTCTCGGCACTGGTACATTTACTGACTTGTTTCAGTCCTTTTCCAGCAATTACTTTAGGAGGTTTCTGTACGGTACTACTACAAGTCTCATCTAAATTAAACACCCATCTACCATCTGCAAACTCTGGACAAGTGCTGTAGACATCATGAAGGTTGTTATAGAATATATTTACATTTGATTTGTTAAAAGAACTGGCTCTTGATAGACTGCACCCTTCTGGAGTTCGAATGCTGTCTGCTATTTCTTGCCATGAATCCCCTAAACCCTACAATTCCAGCTAATCCCATATCATCCCATTTCGGAGGATGGGGAATCTGGTTAATAACCACCATCTCATAAGCCAACCGTCTGCACTGTTCTACTGAGAGcctataaaacatttttgaacaGTTCAAAATGTACTCGCCCAAAGTTTTCTCCTGCTCTATTGAAAATACCAGCCTGCATTCGTATTTGGGCCTGAACTTAATGGCTCCCTTTTCATTATCGTGCATTTTTGATTTACGAACATACCTGAAGAGGGTTGGATATTTCACTCCTTTAATTTCTGCAGCCTTTCTACAGCTCATTCCATTTCGAACAAGTTGAACCGCTTCTTGCATATTGTCCTCGGAAAATGTGCCTATCTTTGTGGTCCTCACACGATGGCGCACCATTGTACTCCTACGAAAATAAATGTTGGGAATTAATTGTCATTCCTACACAAACATGGAAGGTAGCCTACTGCttttagcataattatttttgtctCTTGAAGCTACCATCGAATAAAAAAGCGATGTTTCTGATAATTCAAGTTAATATACTATCTTCAGCTTGTGTAATGTCAATAAGGCAAAGgcttatttcatgtaaaaaattagttttatagaggaatttttttttatcttacataatatatttctaaGTGCTGAATATATGGGGCACACTGAAACGTTTCACACTGCAGCTTGCTTGGATGGGGTACAGTGAAATGTTTCAGTGTGCCCCATAGCTAGTGAAAGTGAAAACTAGGttatgaaatagaaaaaaaatcacaagataTAAATTAAACTTACTTGTTTTGTAGACAGTACTTAGAAGATTCCGCTAAaattaacagatattaaaaactcacaattatttttaataagaaataatgtaaacattggcaAAATTACTTTTACTGCAAAAATATGCTACAGAGAACGAACGAAGTATCCTCCTTATGGCAGCCATGTTGAAACTAGTTTCACAGGTACAAGGCAACAACAGGACTTGCCACTAGGAGCACCAGATGTGTTAGTGCCAACTGTCCAAAATTATCGTGTTTGTTTCAGTCTGCCCCATGTTCCACTGTGCCCCACCCTCCCCTTCTAGGAAACGATTGTAAATCTtgtgattgttaaataaaggacgccaaataagttaggtatattgaaatgtttttctgcttcaatgtcgtcatctaattaaaatataaccgtcatcaccaaatgttgcttgataacatattgactccatcgtcaaagtcgcgccaaaacaaccagcagacgacttgccctcgcaactcttcctcgagaggaggaacatcgagagcatgacctgagtgacctgagagcaacttgcctccgcgagtaaaacgaccatccgccacACTGCTTCCGGAAAAGagcgccccgagagttgacaggtcaaaaagagacctcgagtcaaacatacctcttaactacagtcgttaataaaagaaGGCTGGAACAGCTTAAACAAATATAAGCAGAGATAAGTAAATTGACCAGATGGAACATAAACACATCGTTTCGATGAGGGGTTTGTTGTCAAGAGGGGAAAGGTGAGGGGGAAGGTCTGCCATATTGCTTAGTGGATAACATCGTTGATTTCGCCATTTGATTAGATTGCAGGTAGTTGAAAGTTTGTTAATTTATGTATCGTTAATTTGGTTTTTGAGTGTTGTAGGTGAATCTGTTGTAATTTCTCAAAAGTTTGGTTGTTTTAGAAGTAGAATGTGGGATTTTGAACCAGTGTGACAATCTATAAAGcatgatatattaatatattatggcATCGTGTGTTGCGTATCGTTGTGTGAACAGAAGTTCTAGGAAAACTGAGAGCCAGTTACTGAAGGAAAACGATAAGAAGATAACCTTTCACAGGTAAATTGTGTTtgattattttagtgaaatactatttttatcAGCTCTATTAGTTGCTTTCTATATGATATTTAATATGCAATAGACAATGTCGCAATTCCATAGGACCAAATGTAATCAGACGGTATTGAAAAAGCAGTGTTACGCATAAAATGTTAATAACTGTTGGATGGATTCATTGTTAAAGAACGAGATATCAGTGTGGGTGATGGCTACCCTGAATTTTTGGCTGGGGAGGAGGATTCAAGGTTGAAGGCATAGTTTGAATTAATGGATACGTAAACGAATAGAAAGGATTCAGTTACCGTTCTTTGTTTAAACTACATCTGGGTTAGGTAGGTAATGATGCAACTGATTATTGATGTTGAAGGGGTAATTATCTCGAATAGTcactcttccttaaaaaaaaaattggcaatacttttattttgtgctacaaaatttcctctatttaacacattttgGGGAGATAATAAGTTCCAACTTGTTTAGGAGATATCGCTGTTTATGAATAATTATTAACGTACCTGTACATTGGTGTGGACGCCGCCATTTATTTTTTCCATTTGGCCATGTATGTTTGTTTAGatcaactcatgataactaatggtcgattaggttaggttagctacattataaatacctactttacaaaattgtggatagttggttatgttaggttagtatggctacattaaaaatactgccaaatcattttaatggttgtttagaaatttataatttaatatgtagctatcctgacctaacaaaccattaaTAAGATAATAATAAGAATAAGATCGCCGGGATGTGCGAGTTCCATTGCCGGTATTCTTCGCGGAGCCGTAGGCGTAGTCCCTTCTTAATCTCCTGGTTCCTCCGCTCTGTGGGGTATCCTCGGGGGTGGTACAGGGCAGTGGTCCATTGTTTAGTTTTCCATCGATTTCAGGCCTTGGTCCACTGTATCCTGGTAAATTGCTTCCCATTGTTGGTGAGGATTTGTCTGAGGTATCCCCAGCAGGAGAAGATTTTATTCTCTAGAATTAGAATTAATTTCGGTGCTTTGGAAGTTCTCATTGGAAAGGCCCCCACCCATCGTGAGAATAGGTCAGTTATTAATAGTAGGAATCGGTTCCCTTGCATAATTTTAGGAAAGGGTCCCATGAGGTTGGCTGCCACTGTTTCCCAGATTCTGTATTCTTGGCGGGGTTGAAGGTGGCTGGGCCCCGCAGGGCGGTGGGCTTTCGAGGTGTTGCACAGATGGCAATGTCCTACATAATCCTCTACATCCTTCTTTATTCCATCCCAGGTGTAGTTCTTTTGGATGGCCCTCCGGGTCTCGGCCATAGATAGATACGACagctgtcgtcatatgcccctcCTTTCTCCGAGGCCACTTTGCCCATCGACGTCTGGTCCGGACATGAGTTTAAAAAAGTGCTTTGAGTGGTGATTCGAGCGGTGAGCACACATGAGTGCGGCGGCCGGTGACGAATGACAGTGTAATCTGACCCGTACCATGTACTGCATCCCCCTCCCTGCTTCCTGCTCGCTGTGCGCTGGTGCATGGGAGTCAGTCGTAGCTCGCCTCTCATCTGCGACAGACGCGTCTGAGTGCTGCTCCGCACTTCGCCGCTAGTGACTCATGAGTGGTTCGCCATTTAGCAGCCAGTGCATTAACGACATAGACCGAACTAAATGACGTCTCGAGCAGCCGACATCTCGAGGGGTCACTGTTGTCCTGGCACCCTGTTGTAAGCCACAAGGTGAgaaccagtggcgtctcgtcagggcaagcaaggcaagcagtgcttgcccaggcagtttccagacattgtattttttaaataaatattttattcagaatagtattttactttggctcgtgcagttaggtgtatgtattttttacactatcttcttgggacccaatactgtgcgctgtgcgctataaaaaaagaactcgttgacacaaaaaacatgctgttttagaagcgttgctaggtttagaagcgctggtaggatcgctttcagcaggaaggctgccgcagtagtttccttttggaaggggggtggcatggtacaaaggttcagggaggggattggctggaaaaatacgtggtagaagctacgaaggtaacgctttcttgccgaaatggagcgaacatggccgaagcagacggtggaaatcttccgccgactgcttcggctatgtccggtacagttcggcacggcaggtggtgatgtcgcgtttcagtcggcggtcgtctctcggggcgcgcgcatctctcccgcgggctgttggctggcagtgcgtggg from Bacillus rossius redtenbacheri isolate Brsri chromosome 1, Brsri_v3, whole genome shotgun sequence includes these protein-coding regions:
- the LOC134527472 gene encoding protein FAM47B-like — encoded protein: MPQLPVTHVNEGVPLPPATHVNKSVPQPLVTHVDEGVPIPPTMHVNKGMLQLPVTHVDEGVPQLLVKHINKDVPQPFATHVKGVPQPHDTKGVQRPPPHVPPWTRRRPTCHLGSAACSRAR